A genome region from Haloarcula ordinaria includes the following:
- a CDS encoding DUF6498-containing protein translates to MRIRPESPLHSDTIAVIAGNLIPIVGVVAAGWQPETLLFVYLAELATICLWAAVQTLFARKRPNNFLRRAVNDSRRRFELLGPLQQKRVLDGSVHCRCRRTTFGCSIRVLEQRSYGAYLGGVRVIFTLGCRL, encoded by the coding sequence CAGTGACACAATTGCGGTTATCGCGGGCAATCTTATTCCGATCGTCGGCGTTGTCGCTGCCGGGTGGCAGCCAGAAACCCTCCTGTTCGTGTATCTGGCAGAGCTTGCGACTATCTGCCTGTGGGCCGCTGTCCAGACACTGTTCGCCCGAAAGCGCCCGAATAATTTCCTCAGACGAGCGGTAAACGACTCCCGACGGCGATTTGAACTGCTCGGGCCACTGCAACAGAAGCGTGTTCTCGATGGATCGGTCCACTGCCGTTGCCGACGCACTACGTTCGGGTGTTCGATACGTGTGCTGGAACAGCGAAGTTACGGTGCTTATCTAGGTGGGGTACGGGTGATTTTCACTCTTGGATGTCGACTTTGA
- a CDS encoding AMP-binding enzyme, protein MGRLDDMMVVGGENLYPADVENRLLKHDAVADVAVVSVPHREKGEVPVAFVVRDGPVSSDDLKTFALTTGPAFAYPRRIYFESHLELSGTGKVDVEALRERAITDIGEQL, encoded by the coding sequence GTGGGCCGTCTCGACGACATGATGGTTGTCGGTGGAGAGAATCTCTACCCCGCCGATGTCGAAAACCGGTTGCTGAAGCACGATGCCGTCGCCGACGTCGCCGTTGTGAGTGTGCCACATCGTGAAAAAGGGGAGGTTCCCGTCGCGTTCGTCGTCAGAGATGGCCCGGTGAGTTCCGATGACCTCAAAACGTTCGCGCTTACAACCGGTCCGGCATTCGCTTATCCGCGCCGTATCTACTTCGAGTCACACCTCGAACTGAGTGGGACAGGGAAAGTGGACGTCGAAGCACTTCGCGAACGGGCTATCACGGATATCGGCGAGCAACTGTAG
- a CDS encoding GMC family oxidoreductase encodes MSDVDTLLTFNAHRSRTVSALFERMFPADDDPGATEIGVTRYVDRALDGEYEEQKRWYQLGIDALDRNAEAEYGAPFVECAPEEQDVLIGRLETGDLSDFHTPPQEEFFELLRQHLQEGLFADPAYGGNKDKKGWKVLGHPGVHLENSAEENLTDEPVTKGGEYQSMADLGFDPENSSDGGPPDIDGFDPQAGAKAPTDEADVVMVGMGAMGGLVAPVFAEAGLDVVALEAGPWRTKDDFIPDELGHAYYRRAGMGEKFNKETPQWRRSENDETREATFSLGRMMNSVGGSVIHYGAWLRRFHPHHFRYRSFVEEQWSEDALPDNCTVADWPLSYDELEPYYTRVEHEVGISGNDSNPYVERSEPLPNKPFRPFRQGEIFTDVVEDMDLNPYPVPVGVNSEPYDGRPGTTYCAWNSGFGSFNDAKWHPGLSSIPRALRTGNLDLRTYCRVVEILTDDDGEVTGVEYLDANGDRRTQHAKTVILASYTFENIRLMLHSTDETHPDGLGNNHGQVGKHFMTKMFSDVSGYFPDTVFNRHTGPAAQGIILDDYDSAAFDSAKHGFVGGSTLGTENQLLPLQISQATLPEDVSSWGKEYKDHLKEWNHWGAVRIQSTNLPYESNYIELDPQKTDESGEGMPVLRITYDLRENERKLHEFFRGKATEILDEMGATETWGGPAFTGVGSSHDLGGCRMGTEPEQSVVDADLEVHDTPGLYVYSGAAFPMCPSINPTLTMWAVCLRAAENLVANFED; translated from the coding sequence ATGAGTGACGTAGACACATTATTGACGTTCAATGCACATCGCTCTCGGACCGTCTCCGCGCTGTTCGAACGGATGTTTCCAGCTGACGACGATCCCGGTGCGACCGAGATAGGCGTCACACGGTACGTCGATCGAGCACTCGATGGGGAGTACGAAGAGCAGAAACGGTGGTATCAACTGGGTATCGATGCACTTGACCGAAATGCCGAGGCAGAATACGGCGCCCCGTTCGTCGAGTGTGCGCCGGAGGAGCAGGACGTACTCATCGGACGCCTCGAAACTGGTGACCTCTCGGATTTTCACACGCCGCCACAGGAGGAGTTCTTCGAATTGCTCCGTCAACATCTCCAGGAGGGGCTTTTCGCCGACCCAGCATACGGCGGGAACAAAGACAAGAAGGGGTGGAAAGTGCTCGGTCACCCCGGCGTACACCTCGAAAACTCCGCCGAAGAGAACCTTACAGATGAACCGGTGACCAAGGGCGGTGAGTATCAGTCGATGGCCGACCTTGGCTTCGACCCTGAGAACAGTTCCGACGGTGGCCCCCCCGATATCGACGGGTTCGATCCACAGGCGGGTGCGAAAGCACCAACCGACGAAGCCGACGTGGTGATGGTTGGGATGGGAGCGATGGGTGGTCTCGTTGCACCGGTGTTCGCAGAAGCGGGACTCGATGTCGTCGCACTGGAGGCAGGACCGTGGCGTACCAAGGACGATTTCATCCCCGACGAGCTCGGCCATGCCTACTACCGGCGTGCTGGAATGGGTGAGAAGTTCAACAAGGAGACGCCACAGTGGCGCAGGAGTGAAAACGACGAAACGCGAGAGGCGACCTTTTCGCTGGGCCGTATGATGAACAGCGTCGGCGGGTCAGTCATCCACTACGGGGCGTGGCTTCGGCGGTTCCACCCGCACCACTTTCGCTATCGGTCGTTCGTCGAAGAACAGTGGAGCGAAGACGCGCTTCCGGACAACTGCACGGTTGCTGACTGGCCTCTGAGCTACGACGAGCTCGAACCGTACTACACCCGCGTGGAACACGAAGTCGGTATCTCTGGGAACGACAGCAACCCCTACGTAGAACGGAGCGAGCCATTACCGAACAAACCGTTTCGACCGTTCCGTCAGGGCGAAATCTTCACTGACGTCGTCGAAGACATGGATCTCAACCCCTATCCGGTCCCGGTCGGCGTCAACAGCGAACCCTACGATGGTCGCCCGGGGACGACGTACTGCGCCTGGAACAGTGGTTTCGGGTCGTTCAACGACGCCAAGTGGCACCCGGGCTTGTCCAGCATTCCACGGGCGCTTCGGACTGGTAATCTGGACCTCCGAACGTACTGTCGAGTCGTCGAAATCCTGACTGATGACGACGGTGAAGTGACCGGTGTCGAGTACCTCGACGCGAACGGAGACCGCCGAACACAGCACGCGAAGACGGTCATCCTCGCCTCCTACACCTTCGAGAACATCCGTCTCATGCTGCACTCCACAGACGAGACCCACCCCGATGGACTCGGGAACAATCACGGCCAAGTGGGCAAGCATTTCATGACCAAGATGTTCTCGGACGTGAGCGGGTATTTCCCTGACACCGTGTTCAATCGTCACACCGGGCCGGCCGCTCAAGGCATCATCCTCGACGACTATGACTCTGCAGCGTTCGACTCCGCCAAGCACGGATTCGTCGGCGGGTCGACCTTGGGGACGGAGAACCAGCTCCTCCCGCTCCAGATTAGTCAGGCGACGCTACCCGAAGACGTCTCATCGTGGGGGAAAGAGTACAAGGACCACCTCAAAGAATGGAATCACTGGGGTGCCGTCCGGATCCAGTCGACGAATCTCCCGTACGAGTCGAACTACATCGAACTGGACCCGCAGAAGACCGACGAGAGCGGCGAGGGGATGCCGGTCCTCCGCATCACCTACGACTTACGGGAGAACGAGCGCAAACTCCACGAGTTCTTCCGCGGCAAGGCCACCGAGATCTTAGACGAGATGGGTGCGACGGAGACGTGGGGTGGACCCGCATTCACCGGTGTCGGAAGCAGCCACGACCTTGGTGGCTGTCGGATGGGGACCGAGCCGGAACAGTCCGTGGTCGACGCCGACCTCGAAGTACACGATACGCCGGGACTGTATGTCTACAGCGGGGCCGCGTTCCCGATGTGCCCGAGTATTAACCCGACGCTGACGATGTGGGCGGTCTGTCTGCGCGCCGCGGAGAATCTGGTCGCGAACTTCGAGGACTGA
- a CDS encoding IclR family transcriptional regulator, with product MAEDPIEELANTTGEVVWVFVEEHGYAVHLLKAVGDHGVQTHGELGKRSQLHHLASGKAILAHLPQERVDEILDGDTLPAKTENTVTDVDELTEELATVRERGYAFNTEETVLGLQTVGAPILKDRRDVVGAVSVCGPATRMQGARLESDIPEALLRTTNQIELQLSY from the coding sequence ATAGCGGAAGACCCGATCGAGGAACTCGCGAACACGACTGGCGAAGTCGTCTGGGTGTTCGTCGAGGAACACGGGTACGCTGTTCATCTGTTGAAAGCCGTCGGCGACCACGGTGTCCAGACTCACGGTGAGCTCGGAAAGCGGTCGCAGTTGCATCACTTGGCGTCGGGGAAAGCGATCCTCGCCCATCTCCCACAGGAACGCGTCGACGAGATACTCGATGGTGACACCCTACCAGCGAAGACAGAGAACACTGTAACCGACGTGGATGAACTGACTGAGGAGTTGGCGACTGTGCGGGAACGAGGATACGCGTTCAATACCGAGGAGACTGTCCTTGGACTTCAAACTGTCGGGGCCCCGATACTGAAAGACCGACGCGACGTCGTCGGAGCAGTGAGCGTCTGCGGGCCAGCAACGCGGATGCAGGGAGCGCGGCTGGAGTCAGACATCCCCGAAGCACTATTGAGGACGACGAACCAAATAGAACTACAGTTGTCCTACTGA
- a CDS encoding aldehyde dehydrogenase family protein, with amino-acid sequence MSSDSTVDRQEKYQLFVDGEHVDAENNGTFDVNDPATTDVIAEVARGREADIEYAVDAANAALDDWRRTNPKARSETLRDIAVALRANVETLAQLTTLENGKPISEARGEAEGCADAFDFYAGIADKVHGEQIPRGREYVDFTYREPLGVTAHIAPWNFPLSIFARSVAVALATGNTAVVKPAEQTPLGALTIAKIAHEAGLPDGALNVVTGFGAEAGAPLAGHPNIDCVTFTGSVETGRKVAELAAQQITPANLELGGKGPNVVFPDADMDLALDNAVAGLFTMVSGQCCSAGSRLLVHEDIYDEFLDNLADRLDALEVGPGSEDPDMGPMIDEGQYEKVKSYLDVGRKEVGEPFYGGEVLDREGYFIGPTVFAGASNDSRLAQEEIFGPILPAISFSDEQEAIEKANDTEFGLTAGIFTADLNRAHRFARDVEAGGVYINEWFAEGIETPFGGFKKSGIGREKSTEAVKHYTQSKNVCANIGIGE; translated from the coding sequence ATGTCGTCAGATAGCACCGTTGATCGACAAGAGAAGTATCAACTGTTCGTCGACGGGGAACACGTCGACGCCGAGAACAACGGGACGTTCGACGTCAACGACCCGGCTACGACTGACGTGATAGCCGAAGTTGCGAGAGGACGTGAAGCCGACATAGAGTACGCTGTCGACGCCGCAAATGCGGCTCTCGATGACTGGAGGCGTACGAATCCAAAAGCGCGAAGCGAAACGCTTCGAGACATCGCGGTGGCGTTACGAGCGAACGTCGAGACGCTAGCGCAACTGACGACACTCGAGAACGGCAAGCCGATTTCGGAAGCCCGTGGTGAGGCTGAAGGATGTGCAGACGCCTTCGATTTCTACGCTGGCATCGCCGACAAGGTTCATGGTGAACAGATTCCCCGAGGACGGGAGTACGTCGACTTCACCTACCGGGAACCATTGGGAGTAACTGCGCACATCGCCCCGTGGAATTTCCCACTCTCGATTTTCGCTCGAAGCGTCGCCGTCGCACTAGCCACGGGGAACACAGCCGTGGTCAAGCCCGCCGAACAAACGCCGCTTGGTGCACTCACTATCGCCAAAATCGCCCATGAGGCGGGGCTACCCGACGGGGCCCTCAACGTCGTTACTGGATTCGGTGCCGAAGCAGGCGCACCACTCGCTGGCCACCCCAATATCGACTGCGTTACGTTCACCGGGTCCGTCGAGACTGGGCGGAAAGTCGCTGAACTGGCTGCCCAGCAGATAACCCCCGCTAATCTCGAACTCGGTGGGAAGGGACCGAACGTCGTCTTCCCCGACGCCGATATGGACCTCGCGCTCGACAACGCTGTCGCAGGTTTGTTCACTATGGTCAGCGGCCAGTGCTGTTCTGCCGGGTCCCGACTCCTCGTCCACGAGGACATCTACGACGAGTTCCTCGACAACCTGGCGGATCGACTCGACGCCCTCGAAGTCGGTCCTGGGTCAGAAGATCCGGATATGGGACCGATGATTGACGAAGGTCAGTACGAGAAGGTGAAGTCATATCTCGACGTGGGGAGAAAAGAGGTCGGCGAACCGTTCTATGGTGGTGAGGTACTGGACCGCGAGGGGTACTTTATCGGTCCGACAGTCTTCGCAGGTGCCAGTAACGACAGTCGTCTCGCACAAGAGGAGATATTCGGCCCGATTCTCCCTGCAATCTCGTTTTCTGACGAACAGGAAGCCATCGAGAAGGCCAACGACACTGAATTCGGACTCACCGCAGGCATCTTCACCGCAGACCTCAACCGGGCACATCGATTTGCTCGGGATGTCGAAGCCGGAGGCGTCTACATCAACGAGTGGTTCGCCGAGGGCATCGAGACGCCGTTCGGTGGGTTCAAAAAGAGCGGAATTGGCCGCGAGAAGAGCACCGAGGCGGTCAAGCACTACACGCAATCGAAAAACGTCTGTGCCAACATCGGCATCGGTGAGTAG
- a CDS encoding CaiB/BaiF CoA transferase family protein, giving the protein MREKTILTQFEHSVMPRAPDDLTVVSFGQIAQGPVATQMLADLGAEVLKIERPGGEWMRNFSMANEYPEGESLHFQFFNRNKRSIELDIKDEEHRAVLYDLCEEADVVVENFRPGVMDRLGFGYEELSDSNPGLIYASASGFGSTGPYVDRPGQDLIVQGMSGLMSITGDRDDLPTPQGIAIADLHSATYLAFGILAALHYRDRTGEGQRIEGDLLSATVDLQLQEIGTYANSGADLERGAHGLGNIYHPAPYGVYETADGHLVLSLVMPSELGEILDIDEIKDVTTWEEAYDDRDQIMASIGDVLRTDTTEAWMDKLLEHDVWCGPVQDIPAVVEDPQVEENEMLQTVDHPTLGEPTVTGTPIRMSETPPDIRRHPPLAGEHTEEILDELGYPTDLSATDDE; this is encoded by the coding sequence ATGAGGGAAAAGACTATTTTGACACAATTCGAGCATTCAGTCATGCCACGAGCGCCAGATGACCTGACAGTCGTTAGTTTCGGACAAATCGCACAAGGCCCGGTCGCGACACAGATGCTCGCTGACCTCGGTGCCGAAGTCCTCAAGATAGAACGCCCCGGCGGTGAGTGGATGCGGAACTTCTCGATGGCGAACGAATATCCCGAGGGAGAGAGTCTCCATTTTCAGTTTTTCAACAGGAATAAACGCAGTATCGAACTCGATATCAAAGACGAGGAACACCGAGCGGTCCTCTACGACCTCTGTGAGGAAGCCGACGTCGTCGTCGAGAACTTCCGGCCGGGCGTCATGGACCGCCTCGGATTCGGGTACGAGGAACTCTCCGACTCGAACCCCGGCCTAATCTACGCAAGCGCATCCGGATTTGGCTCGACTGGACCGTACGTCGACCGACCTGGACAGGACCTCATCGTGCAGGGGATGAGCGGCTTGATGAGCATCACCGGTGACCGTGACGACCTGCCGACTCCGCAGGGTATCGCCATTGCCGACCTCCACTCCGCGACCTACCTCGCTTTCGGCATACTCGCCGCCCTCCACTACCGAGACCGGACCGGTGAGGGCCAACGCATCGAAGGCGATCTGTTGAGCGCGACAGTGGATCTCCAACTACAAGAGATTGGAACCTACGCGAACAGTGGCGCAGATCTCGAAAGAGGGGCACATGGGCTCGGAAACATCTATCACCCAGCACCCTACGGCGTCTACGAAACGGCTGACGGCCACCTGGTCCTCTCTCTCGTGATGCCGTCGGAGCTTGGTGAGATACTCGATATTGACGAAATAAAGGATGTCACCACCTGGGAGGAGGCGTACGACGACAGAGACCAGATAATGGCGAGTATCGGGGATGTGTTGCGAACGGACACAACTGAAGCGTGGATGGACAAGCTGCTCGAACACGACGTCTGGTGTGGTCCCGTCCAAGATATCCCGGCCGTCGTGGAGGATCCGCAGGTGGAAGAAAACGAGATGCTCCAGACCGTCGACCACCCTACTCTGGGTGAGCCGACAGTGACTGGAACGCCGATACGGATGAGTGAAACGCCGCCGGATATCCGTCGACATCCGCCGCTTGCTGGCGAACACACGGAAGAGATACTCGATGAGCTTGGCTATCCAACAGATCTCTCAGCCACAGATGACGAATAG
- a CDS encoding acetamidase/formamidase family protein translates to MNVDRTLSHESALHTSWNNDIPPALEVESGAVVQFDCLNDSGPNITPETDSADLPDIEFVGHHLTGPVAVEGAEPGDVLQVEILDVDHADWGYTLIRSGDRNVGLLPEMFSDPYLYHWDLDEDVAHFEQGIEVPTAPFPGVVGVAPAEAGTHETGPPRAVGGNMDIKHLSAGSVVYLPVAVTDALFSIGDGHAAQGDGEVCISAIETPTTVTTRLTLRKDLDIDTPQFETNGPFTPSGHDEKMYATTGIRDDLMAASKDAVRQLIEHLHDRRGLTKQEAYVLCSVAADLKINEVVDEPNWVVSAYIAQSLFPDDPAGGV, encoded by the coding sequence ATGAACGTCGACAGAACACTCAGTCACGAATCAGCGTTGCACACGTCCTGGAACAACGACATTCCGCCAGCGCTCGAAGTGGAATCTGGAGCGGTCGTCCAGTTCGACTGTCTCAACGACAGTGGTCCCAATATCACCCCGGAGACGGACTCTGCCGACCTCCCAGACATCGAGTTCGTCGGCCACCATCTTACCGGCCCGGTCGCCGTCGAAGGTGCCGAACCGGGGGACGTCCTCCAAGTCGAGATTCTCGACGTCGACCACGCCGACTGGGGATACACGCTGATCCGCTCGGGTGACCGCAACGTCGGCTTGCTGCCCGAGATGTTCTCAGACCCGTATCTCTACCACTGGGACCTGGACGAAGACGTCGCGCACTTCGAGCAGGGCATCGAAGTACCAACCGCACCGTTCCCGGGGGTGGTCGGCGTCGCCCCAGCAGAGGCGGGTACACACGAGACTGGGCCACCGCGCGCCGTTGGCGGGAACATGGACATCAAGCACCTCTCCGCCGGGTCGGTTGTCTATCTGCCGGTTGCTGTCACGGATGCGCTGTTCAGTATCGGTGACGGCCACGCCGCACAAGGTGATGGAGAGGTCTGTATAAGCGCCATAGAGACACCGACGACGGTCACCACTCGCCTCACACTTCGCAAGGATCTGGACATCGACACGCCACAGTTCGAGACCAACGGTCCGTTCACACCCTCCGGCCATGACGAGAAGATGTACGCGACGACGGGCATCCGGGACGACCTCATGGCTGCATCGAAAGACGCTGTCCGTCAGCTGATCGAGCATCTCCACGACCGCCGCGGGCTCACCAAACAAGAGGCCTACGTCCTCTGTTCGGTCGCAGCGGACCTGAAGATCAACGAGGTAGTCGACGAACCGAACTGGGTCGTCTCAGCCTACATCGCGCAGAGCCTCTTTCCGGACGACCCAGCAGGGGGAGTGTGA
- a CDS encoding cyclase family protein, giving the protein MAFHDLSHPIETGMQVFPGDPHVDVHQVSSLAADGSRVSAVSCGSHTGTHIDAPSHTEPDGDSIDEFSIDRFVFDARVVDLRDKGDREAIGPSDLPQDSAVDLILLWTGWDRFWGTDRYLDHPYLSPEAARHCASRGWSVGIDALNPDPTPTENTADDEPDGVPVHSALLGDGRFIIENLTNLGSFEQGTLHAHPMPIGEVTEHRSVLSLRPSTLDTT; this is encoded by the coding sequence ATGGCCTTCCATGACCTCTCTCATCCAATCGAGACCGGAATGCAGGTCTTCCCCGGTGACCCACACGTCGACGTCCACCAGGTTTCATCGCTCGCTGCGGATGGCTCCCGTGTGTCCGCCGTTAGCTGTGGGAGTCACACTGGGACCCACATCGACGCTCCGAGTCACACGGAACCAGATGGCGACTCGATCGACGAATTCAGCATCGACAGATTCGTTTTCGACGCACGCGTCGTGGACCTTCGCGACAAAGGTGACCGGGAAGCGATCGGGCCAAGTGACCTGCCACAGGATAGTGCTGTAGACCTGATTCTGCTCTGGACCGGCTGGGACCGATTTTGGGGAACGGACCGGTACCTGGATCACCCGTACCTCTCCCCCGAGGCAGCCAGGCACTGTGCATCACGGGGATGGAGCGTCGGTATCGATGCGCTGAATCCGGACCCGACGCCGACCGAGAACACGGCCGATGACGAACCAGATGGGGTCCCAGTCCATAGCGCATTGCTCGGCGACGGCCGCTTTATTATAGAAAACTTGACCAATCTGGGCAGCTTCGAACAGGGAACACTCCACGCACACCCTATGCCCATCGGGGAGGTGACGGAGCACCGGTCCGTGCTGTCGCTGAGACCATCGACCCTTGATACCACTTGA
- a CDS encoding CPBP family intramembrane glutamic endopeptidase, with protein MTPLILTGGFGPFLAGIIVAVAGGDSRSWFGNLVDVRASPSVWAAAVLIPVVLYVGALVLFVAVGGGFDRTSVLPAAALPAVAFATLIRGGLEEPGWRGLALPVLQRQIGAFKASIVIGVIWALWHVPLFLLPGSSQAGTPFALYAGVVVGISVIATWLYNVAGGRVLIVVVFHTLSNAVSVTTAGGVIGDEVTSQVALLVIVWTTAALLVWRYGAERLSPAPLPNGGLDFTATTTAPEQAESPSETPSQSDNPR; from the coding sequence GTGACGCCACTCATCTTGACCGGGGGGTTCGGTCCCTTCCTCGCAGGTATCATCGTCGCCGTCGCTGGTGGGGACAGCCGCTCGTGGTTCGGAAACCTCGTCGACGTGAGGGCATCACCGTCCGTCTGGGCCGCCGCGGTGCTGATACCAGTGGTACTGTACGTCGGTGCGCTTGTCCTATTCGTCGCCGTCGGAGGCGGGTTCGATCGCACCAGCGTCCTCCCAGCCGCGGCGCTTCCGGCGGTCGCGTTCGCGACGCTCATCAGAGGGGGACTCGAAGAACCCGGCTGGCGCGGTCTCGCACTCCCTGTCCTCCAGCGGCAGATTGGCGCATTCAAAGCTAGCATCGTCATCGGCGTTATCTGGGCACTCTGGCACGTCCCGCTGTTCTTGCTGCCCGGGAGTTCACAGGCGGGGACACCTTTCGCGCTGTACGCCGGCGTCGTCGTCGGGATCAGCGTCATCGCAACGTGGCTCTACAACGTGGCTGGAGGCCGAGTGCTCATTGTCGTCGTCTTTCATACGCTCTCAAACGCGGTGTCGGTGACGACTGCGGGCGGCGTCATCGGCGACGAGGTGACGTCTCAGGTCGCACTCCTCGTAATCGTCTGGACGACAGCGGCGCTGCTGGTCTGGCGGTACGGTGCCGAACGGCTCTCGCCTGCCCCGCTCCCGAACGGTGGGCTGGACTTCACGGCCACGACCACGGCACCCGAACAGGCAGAGAGTCCGAGTGAAACGCCGTCCCAGTCGGACAACCCCAGGTGA
- a CDS encoding CPBP family intramembrane glutamic endopeptidase, which translates to MPSRIRRRISDRPVTTFFVVAYLVSWSAWAPLVFSDWWATWSPLVLADDMQTMVFIMVGGFGPLVAAGLVTWVIGDSVREWAGQLFRWNVSIRYWVFALLFPAVAVITASAAHIAVFGGQFDPESTGVLVLYPVLFLQVFLVGGGNEELGWRGFALPRLQESYSALASSLLIGVGWFAWHLPLFLVGGSSQAGVPVYYYGVAVIALSVVFTWLYNETGGSVLLTMVLHASVNTGGILYLAGGGAALQTNLPNALYAVVFLAAALVLVATYGPERLADAEIPTRLSGSQ; encoded by the coding sequence ATGCCCTCCCGTATCCGTAGACGAATCAGTGACCGTCCCGTGACGACGTTCTTCGTGGTCGCGTACCTCGTTTCGTGGTCGGCGTGGGCACCGCTGGTCTTCAGCGACTGGTGGGCGACGTGGTCGCCACTGGTCCTGGCAGACGACATGCAGACGATGGTGTTCATCATGGTCGGTGGGTTCGGACCGCTCGTCGCTGCAGGGCTCGTCACCTGGGTCATCGGTGACAGTGTTCGCGAGTGGGCTGGTCAACTCTTCCGGTGGAACGTTTCCATCAGGTACTGGGTATTCGCCCTGCTGTTCCCTGCCGTTGCAGTCATCACGGCGAGTGCTGCCCACATCGCCGTCTTCGGCGGCCAGTTCGACCCCGAATCGACGGGCGTCTTAGTGCTCTATCCCGTCCTCTTCCTCCAGGTCTTCCTCGTCGGTGGGGGTAACGAGGAACTCGGTTGGCGTGGCTTCGCGCTGCCACGGCTTCAGGAATCGTACTCGGCACTCGCCTCGAGCTTGCTCATCGGCGTCGGCTGGTTCGCCTGGCACTTGCCGCTGTTCCTGGTCGGGGGGTCTTCCCAGGCTGGTGTCCCGGTCTACTACTACGGCGTCGCGGTCATCGCACTCTCGGTCGTGTTTACCTGGCTCTACAACGAGACTGGCGGGAGCGTCCTGCTGACGATGGTGCTCCACGCCTCAGTGAATACTGGCGGTATCCTGTACCTCGCTGGCGGTGGTGCCGCGCTCCAGACCAACCTGCCGAACGCGCTCTACGCGGTCGTGTTCCTCGCCGCTGCGCTGGTCCTCGTTGCGACATACGGCCCCGAACGGCTCGCCGACGCCGAGATTCCAACGCGACTGTCCGGAAGTCAGTAA
- a CDS encoding RidA family protein, translated as MTEQEVIDVPELEESKSRSYEQCIRVGDRVLVAGQTGWGEDEIVSREFEPQARRCFERIEYALEAADAELSDLVQMTVFLTDMRYAREFKDIRGDVLGDDLTTSALIGVDSLAQPEMLVEIESEAISPRE; from the coding sequence ATGACAGAACAGGAAGTAATCGATGTCCCGGAACTCGAGGAGTCCAAGTCCCGTTCGTACGAGCAGTGTATCAGAGTAGGCGACCGCGTACTCGTCGCCGGCCAGACTGGCTGGGGCGAGGACGAGATCGTTTCCAGGGAGTTCGAGCCGCAGGCGAGACGTTGTTTCGAGCGCATCGAGTACGCGCTCGAAGCGGCGGATGCGGAGCTGTCGGACTTGGTGCAGATGACGGTCTTTCTGACCGACATGCGTTACGCACGGGAGTTCAAGGACATCCGTGGGGACGTGTTGGGGGACGATCTGACCACGAGCGCACTCATCGGCGTCGACTCGCTGGCCCAACCGGAGATGTTGGTCGAGATCGAATCCGAGGCGATCAGTCCCAGGGAGTGA